In Planctomycetota bacterium, the DNA window GCGATATTTATGAATTAGGTGTTGCGTTTCCGGAAACTGCGGAACTGCGGGAATTTATTTCGCCCTATAAGAATGCTTTTTTTCCCTTAACAGCATCAGTTGGGGTTGGTTGGTTTCCATCTCCTCTTTTCGCATGCTGTTATTTAGTACCTTTAAAAACAACCCTTTTATTTTCTGCCGAGATTTTCTCGTCAATTTCATTCCCGCATTCACGACAAAAAACCCTACGTTCTTCATCAATAAGTTCTGATTTAGCAACCTCGAAATTTCCACTGACAAATTTCAAAAGGTCATACCGGTTAGGCCCCGATACAAAATCTTCCGAGTTGCAACCTGGACATTTAATATTGCTTGTTGATTTCATATTGCACCTCATATATTCTATTGAATCTTTTTATAGAATAATCTAAGACATTAATCCGCCCCCACCCTCATCTACGGTTGCTCTGGCACTATCCCAGCCGGTCTGCCCTAAAATGCTTATTGATTTGGGAGGGTTTAATTTTCTAAACATCTTAGTTTTCGGATTACACACAATTACAAATGGACATTCCTTAAGGTTAGGAAGCAAAGGTTCCCTTCCTGAAACAAAATCCGATTGCTCAATTGCTATATATCCATCATTATCAGAACAAGGTAATACTTTATTCAGTATATTGGCTTTGTTTTTAGTATTATTCTTAAAGCATACTTGACAAGTTTTATTCCTACCTGAATGCCATTTGAAAGTATGCTTTTTAGTTTCACATTCAAAAATACATAGCGACTCTTTACAAAAATCCTTTCCTATCACCTTGTAGACAAAATAATCAATTAAGCAGGGACTTTCGACACACTCGTCAGGATACTTATGATTCCAGATTTCCCATACCTTTCGCCAAGCCAACGCATTCATTTGATCTATTAAACCATATTGATAGCAAAAAATATCCAGGAAACTGCTAATCAAAATAATATCTGTTTTTAGAATACGACTTCTTAGGGCGACCTTGGTAGTATTGATGTCACTGGCAACATCAATCTTGTCAAAATTCTTTGGATTCTTCCATACTCCTAAAACAACCATATCTCTCAAAAACATATCTGTCTTTTTATTCCCAAAACCAGACCCCCGGTTATCTATCAAAAGATTTCGCACCTTCTCAATATCATTATTGCAGAATGACAGAAAATCATAAGGTTCGATTTTATTGTCTATTAGAATTTGTGATGCGGTGATTGCGTATTTAACACGCTTGTCACTTTGGGATAATCCGGTAATTCCAATATTCTTTAAAAAATCTTCCGGATTCTGGTTGATATTTTTAATATCAAATATACTTGGGTCGTCTTTATATTTCTTAAATAGGTTCTCGAAATCTCTTGTGCCTCTAAAATCTTGATTAGCAGAAAAATACCTTATTCGACAAACCTCTTTAGGTTTCAGAGAATAGGTATCATACAATTCAGTAAAGGGTCGTCCCTTGTACTTAACGAAAACATCATGCAACACATCAGCAACAAGGGAACATTGAGACTCGTCTACTTTCGGATTTAATATCTCTTTATGATGTTTTTCCCAAACTTTATGGAATTCTGAGAAATATGCGAATTCTTCATTATCAAGGGCTTTTGTAACTCCTAATTCCGGATAGGATTGATAAAAGAATTGATTAATCTTTGATATAGAGCTTTGAATATCATTTAGACTAATCTCATCTTTCGCATAAGATTTAAGATCCTTTAGAAACTTTTTGAATAAATCTAATTCTTTCATAACATTGCTATTTTCGCATAAGAGAAAATATTGGAATGTTTTTCAGATATGGCATCCTTTAATCTCTTTGCGGACAACTCCAAATATTCCGCTTCCTTGTCAATCCCGACATATTTACGGCTATTTAAATGTGCGGCCACCCCAGTAGTTGAACTTCCGCAGAAAGGATCTAATACCAAATCACCTTCTCTAGTAGATGCCTGAATGATCCTGGTCAAGAGTTCCACCGGTTTCTGGGTCGGATGTTTACCAAATTTCTTTTCCCCGTTTTGTGGCGCTGACATTTGCCAGACATTACGCATCTGCTTATCGTTATTAATTTTCTTCATCAGCGCATAATTAAAACAATGCTTGCTTTTACTGTCTTTCGCCGCCCATAAAACTATCTCTGTGGAATGTGTAAAATAACGGCAGGAAAGATTGGGCGGCGCATTACGTTTATACCAAACAATGTCATTAAGAATCTTATAGCCCAGTTGCTGCATTGCAAAACCGATTGAATAGATAATATGGGTGGTGCCGGAGACCCAGATGGTGCCATCCGGTTTTAAGACCCTCTGGCAGGCACGCAGCCAATCCGTGGTAAACCTATGAGTTTCCTCTATGCCTTTTGACTTATCCCATTGGCCTTTATTGACTGAGACCATCTTGCCGGCGTGGCAGGTAATACCTCCGTTAGAAAGGAAATAAGGAGGGTCGGCAAATATCATATCAACGCTATTTTCTCGCGCCTGATTCAGTATCTCAACGCAATCGCCTTTA includes these proteins:
- a CDS encoding site-specific DNA-methyltransferase — encoded protein: MEFYVREDSATYNATKPFSVYYDNPEHSVKLLKGDCVEILNQARENSVDMIFADPPYFLSNGGITCHAGKMVSVNKGQWDKSKGIEETHRFTTDWLRACQRVLKPDGTIWVSGTTHIIYSIGFAMQQLGYKILNDIVWYKRNAPPNLSCRYFTHSTEIVLWAAKDSKSKHCFNYALMKKINNDKQMRNVWQMSAPQNGEKKFGKHPTQKPVELLTRIIQASTREGDLVLDPFCGSSTTGVAAHLNSRKYVGIDKEAEYLELSAKRLKDAISEKHSNIFSYAKIAML